A window of Cryptomeria japonica chromosome 3, Sugi_1.0, whole genome shotgun sequence contains these coding sequences:
- the LOC131874501 gene encoding uncharacterized protein LOC131874501 has product MALPHLICRTGDVLTGQSYDLRNVWHSNQRSMSGRRRGRLKVVAERPCKSNSNSEFPNMADIMKVGSAQNVQVQVKSWGPVFEVRAISMVTGEEIGRANGFITLWFGRKGKILHLESTRMTRQAFTMHNTSIFGMGLLVGAIAIRHGFDCNCKTAELLAINDSPLYHSKVFFLVSI; this is encoded by the coding sequence ATGGCTTTGCCACATTTGATTTGCCGCACTGGAGATGTTCTCACCGGTCAATCATATGATTTGAGAAATGTGTGGCACTCGAATCAGCGGTCAATGAGCGGCAGAAGGAGAGGAAGATTGAAAGTTGTGGCGGAGAGGCCCTGCAAATCCAATTCCAATTCAGAGTTTCCAAACATGGCGGACATAATGAAGGTGGGCAGTGCCCAAAACGTGCAAGTGCAGGTCAAGTCGTGGGGGCCCGTGTTCGAAGTGAGGGCCATCAGTATGGTAACAGGGGAGGAGATTGGAAGAGCAAATGGCTTCATTACCCTCTGGTTTGGAAGGAAAGGGAAGATATTGCACTTGGAGTCTACACGGATGACCAGGCAAGCATTTACAATGCACAACACCTCTATTTTCGGAATGGGATTGCTGGTGGGCGCAATCGCCATACGCCATGGCTTCGATTGCAATTGTAAAACTGCAGAGTTGCTTGCCATCAATGATTCACCCCTTTACCATTCCAAGGTTTTTTTTCTGGTTTCTATATGA